From Topomyia yanbarensis strain Yona2022 chromosome 1, ASM3024719v1, whole genome shotgun sequence, one genomic window encodes:
- the LOC131676434 gene encoding 1-phosphatidylinositol 3-phosphate 5-kinase-like, with the protein MTLRDSGHESVHRTYSVSRSGKYKSRPKIRAALSGDLFRPDPSAVDDTKTANLNNRSFEASAKVSANESNQAGDSNNVGTNTDSSEKDTNQTAQHHNRYHHHRPHSKGVIETAL; encoded by the exons ATGACCCTTCGTGACAGTGGCCATGAATCTGTTCACAGGACGTACTCAGTGTCCCGATCGGGCAAGTATAAATCACGGCCCAAAATTCGGGCCGCTCTCAGTGGGGATTTATTTCGACCGGATCCAAGCGCAGTTGATGATACA AAAACCGCGAACCTCAACAACCGAAGTTTCGAAGCGTCCGCGAAAGTTTCCGCCAATGAATCGAATCAGGCAGGTGATTCGAACAATGTTGGCACTAACACTGATAGCTCTGAAAAGGATACCAACCAAACCGCTCAACATCACAATCGCTATCATCACCATCGACCCCATTCGAAAGGAGTTATTGAAACGGCACTGTGA
- the LOC131683075 gene encoding neuferricin homolog codes for MIFAYLKPYFRHLIVIGLAVLLFVILSREPEDIQPHQQVDRDEEISSDVKLFTDIELEQYNGREGSPGLYLVILGYVYDVASGVKHYGPGEAYNMFVGHDASRSFISGEFEAYHPEMSDVSSLTDGELKSLVKWKSFYDETYVYKGKLIGRYFDDRGRLTDYHKVILERAIKAEQKETEPRQQYPSCNVEWKEETGTRVWCTSRSGDGVERGWVGKPRRYAKEPNPYCVCVPDDVSTSDTSLAPFADCDVSSESCFVMETKTV; via the exons ATGATCTTCGCTTATCTGAAACCTTATTTTCGCCACCTGATAGTAATCGGACTGGCGGTCCTGTTGTTTGTGATCCTTTCCCGGGAACCGGAGGATATTCAACCCCACCAACAAGTTGATCGTGACGAAGAAATTTCGTCCGACGTAAAATTATTCACCGACATTGAACTAGAACAGTACAACGGCCGTGAAGGTAGTCCTGGTCTCTATCTCGTTATCCTTGGCTATGTGTACGATGTGGCGAGCGGAGTCAAACATTACGGTCCAGGAGAGGCGTATAACATGTTTGTTG GCCATGATGCTTCGAGATCCTTCATAAGCGGAGAGTTTGAAGCATATCATCCAGAGATGTCGGATGTTTCATCTCTTACCGATGGCGAACTAAAAAGTCTCGTCAAATGGAAATCATTCTATGATGAAACTTACGTGTACAAAGGTAAACTCATTGGACGCTACTTCGATGACCGTGGCAGACTGACCGATTATCATAAGGTAATCCTTGAACGGGCAATTAAAGCGGAACAGAAAGAGACTGAACCAAGACAGCAATATCCGTCATGCAATGTTGAGTGGAAGGAAGAGACCGGTACGCGAGTTTGGTGTACATCCCGCTCCGGAGATGGTGTGGAACGTGGATGGGTGGGGAAGCCGAGAAGGTACGCGAAAGAACCGAACCCGTACTGTGTTTGTGTGCCAGATGATGTCAGTACGTCTGATACTTCGTTGGCACCTTTTGCGGACTGTGATGTAAGTAGTGAGAGCTGTTTCGTGATGGAAACGAAAACGGTATGA
- the LOC131683084 gene encoding methionyl-tRNA formyltransferase, mitochondrial, translating into MQLVTNVCRNIFKYRRKLDFFVQPQSRRASQENPRLRILFFGTDNFSLPSLRTLNESSKHGGIVSSLEVVTSFRAKRNPLKKYAEVEKLPLHDWPLQDPAVIAKKFDLGVVVSFGHLIPENLITSFRRGMLNVHASLLPKLRGAAPIVHAIRNGDIETGVTIMKIKPLHFDIGEILKQEKVDIPKDMLMPELHEKLANLGAVTLLHCIENLDHVYRVQISQNDQEATYAPKINTQFAEVRWSEMSAKQVYDLYRSLYSYKQPTTRLGSGEPVKLFKLQFDADENDDSSDCTSPGHIKYCRRRKRLLVCCSDGRLVSIEQLAIGGKKVMSAQEFYNGFLSKLASSERVFTCR; encoded by the exons ATGCAATTAGTGACTAACGTTTGtagaaatatatttaaatatcgAAGAAagcttgatttttttgttcaacctcAATCAAGGCGCGCTTCACAAGAAAACCCACGATTGCGGATACTGTTCTTCGGAACAGATAATTTTTCGCTTCCCAGCTTAAGAACGCTAAATGAGAGCAG CAAACACGGTGGAATCGTCTCTTCACTGGAAGTGGTCACATCGTTCAGAGCCAAAAGAAATCCACTGAAGAAGTATGCCGAGGTGGAAAAACTTCCACTACATGATTGGCCCCTGCAAGATCCGGCGGTCATAGCAAAGAAATTCGATTTAGGAGTAGTTGTATCTTTTGGCCATTTAATCCCAGAAAATCTGATAACATCTTTTCGA AGAGGAATGTTAAATGTACACGCCAGTTTGCTGCCGAAGCTACGCGGAGCTGCCCCGATCGTACATGCCATTAGGAACGGTGACATTGAAACAGGTGTTACAATTATGAAGATAAAGCCATTGCATTTCGATATCGGAGAA ATTTTGAAGCAAGAGAAAGTAGATATACCCAAAGACATGCTCATGCCCGAGCTTCATGAAAAGTTGGCGAATCTAGGTGCTGTCACGTTGTTACATTGTATAGAAAATTTAGACCACGTTTACAGGGTACAAATATCTCAGAACGACCAGGAAGCAACTTACg ctcCTAAAATCAACACCCAGTTTGCCGAAGTTCGGTGGTCAGAGATGAGCGCAAAGCAAGTGTACGATCTGTATCGATCGTTGTACTCCTACAAACAACCGACGACTCGACTCGGCAGCGGGGAACCAGTCAAATTATTTAAGCTACAATTCGACGCTGACGAGAATGATGATAGTAGTGATTGCACTTCGCCAGGACATATTAAATACTGTCGTCGGAGAAAACGGTTGCTCGTTTGCTGCAGCGATGGCCGACTGGTTAGCATTGAGCAGCTTGCTATTGGAGGGAAGAAAGTGATGAGCGCGCAAGAATTCTACAATGGCTTTCTTAGCAAACTGGCGAGCTCTGAAAGAGTGTTCACCTGTCGATAG